From a single Calothrix sp. NIES-2098 genomic region:
- a CDS encoding RNP-1 like RNA-binding protein, producing the protein MSLYVGNLSYEVTQETLNTVFAKYGSVKQVSLPTDRETGRVRGFAFVEMGTDSEENAAIEALDGAEWMGRNLKVNKARPREDRGSFGGNRNNSGFRNRY; encoded by the coding sequence ATGTCGCTTTACGTAGGCAACCTCTCATATGAAGTTACACAAGAGACTCTAAATACTGTTTTTGCAAAATATGGTTCTGTAAAGCAGGTTTCACTACCCACTGACCGTGAAACAGGCCGGGTGCGTGGCTTTGCTTTTGTAGAAATGGGTACAGATTCAGAAGAAAATGCTGCCATTGAAGCTCTTGATGGTGCTGAGTGGATGGGACGTAATTTGAAAGTGAACAAAGCTAGGCCTAGAGAAGATAGAGGCTCATTTGGCGGGAACCGAAATAACTCTGGCTTTCGGAACCGCTACTAA
- a CDS encoding ribosomal protein S21 — MTQIIVDDREGIESALRRFKRKVSQAGIFPDMKKNRHFETPEQKRKRKEVARHRQSKRRFRK, encoded by the coding sequence ATGACTCAAATAATAGTAGACGATCGTGAAGGAATTGAATCAGCCTTGCGTCGTTTTAAGCGAAAAGTTTCCCAGGCTGGTATTTTTCCAGATATGAAGAAAAATCGTCATTTTGAAACGCCAGAGCAAAAACGTAAGCGTAAAGAAGTTGCAAGACACAGACAAAGTAAAAGACGTTTCCGCAAATAA